The DNA window CGGGCCTATATCATAACCAAGAAGTGTATATGTCTTTTCCAGGGGAACATAGGCAATTTCCCCATAAAGCACACATTCCTGATCCAGATCAACCTGCCCAGCCAAGGCAGAGACGAGAATTACGCCAAGCGCAAACAACCAGGTAAAGGTTACGCCAATGGAAGCATCACTTTGCACTCCGGCTTTTTTGTGAAAAAATTCTATCAGGAAAGTGGTAAAAACGCCGATTATTCCTGCTCCCAAAAGCATTATGCTATTATCTCTGCTCCCGTAAATAAGAAAGGCAATGACTATTCCGGGTAAAACGGCATGAGAAATGGCATCGCCAAGCATGGCCATTTTCCGAAGTATCAGCCAAACGCCCAAAAAGCTACAGCTCAATGCTACGAGGGATGCGGTCGCTATGATCCAAAAACTATCCATCAGTTGGTATAAGGGATTTTACTTTGATGAGGATCCAATTCCGGAAAACCCAGTTTGTTCATAATACTTTTTTCCAATTCTAGCGTAATGACATGCTCAATGGTTTCCGCATCTTCATGTACATGATCGGGAGCAATTTTCAGGTATTCTGTCAAATACAATTCCCAAAGCCGATGCAGGCGGACTACTCTTTGACCTTTACTTAATCCAATTTTGGTTAGATACCAGTGCCCGTTTCTGAAAACCAAAAATCCTTGATTTTTTAATCTGGAAAGCCCTTTAATTAGCACAGCTTTTTTCCATGGGCGGCGCCTATTCAAATCCTCAATACTTCTTCCCTTCTGTGCCTCAGCTCCGGATTCACCAAGGAGATAAAAAGTTTTCAATATGTTTTCTTCAAGAATTTTTAACTGATTCTGCCGTTTTCGCCACCATTTGTTGATGATGCCTTTGCCGGGGGCAATAAAAAAAGACAGCATAGCAATAAGGGAAATAACCACAACAATCCATGGCCCCGTAGGCATGGCAGGTGCCATAAAAGAAATTACAGCTCCTGCAAAACTGGAAAGAGAAGCAAATACGGCTGCCAGAATCAACATATAAAAAAGCCTGTCGGTCCAAAATTTAGCCGCCGCAGCAGGTGTGATTAACATGGCTGCCATCAGGACTACACCTATGGCCTGAATTCCCGCTACAATGGCGAGCACAGTTAAGGTGCTTAATATAAATTCCATCAATTTAAGAGGCAAGCCTATGGTTCTGGCGTATTGCCGGTCAAAAGTCATGAGTTTAAATTCTTTATAAAATATAAAGACTGTAATCACAAGCAGAATGGATAGCGCCGAAAAAGTGATGAGGTCTTTGCCGATGAGAGAGGCGGCATTGCCAAATAAAAAGTTGTTGAGCCCCGATTGATTGGGATTGCCCGAATGCTGAATAGCCACCAGAAGCATAATGCCAAATCCAAAAAAGACAGAAAGCACGAGTCCAATGGCCGTATCTTCTTTTATGCGCGAATTATTGGTTATAAAATCAATGGATAGTATTGAAATCCATCCGGAGATAAAAGCACCGATAATAATCCATAGTGGATCTTTATTACCCGAAATTATAAAGGCCAGACAGATCCCAGGCAAAACTGAATGCGCCACAGCATCGCCGATTAGGGATTTTTTTTTCAGAAAGGTAAAAGTGCCCACCAATGCTGAAGATATGCTCAAGAGCACCGTTCCGGCTGTCACCAACCAGAAATTTGGGTTGTCGAGAATAAAAGATGGGAGTCCATCCATGCTGCAAATTTAGATTAATCTAAATTTAAATTCAAATAAGTATAAAAAAATCCCGAGCTAAAATTCAACTCGGGATTAAACCATGATGTACTGTGATGAACCATTAGTTGAGTACAAAATAGAAATTGTCGCGAATGGCTACTTTGCCATCTGCTATTACTGTTGTCTCCATTATTTTGTCATTGCAATACACGGAGATATAGTATTCTCCCACTCGTGTTTCTGAAAGATCATAAGTTTTGCTTGCAAATCCATTAGCACCGGAGAGTTTATCTGAAAAAACAATATCCCCATCTTTATTCGTGATTTCCACTTTCATCTGATCAGAATTGCAGACTTCCGCTTTTACACTGATAAGATCTTCGGTTAACTGTTGAATAATGGCCTGACTGGCTTTTGTTTCAGCCAATGTAATACTTCCTGTAAGTGCCAGTAAAAAGATGATTAAGTTTAATTTGATCGCTTTCATGATTTTATTGTTTAATGTTGATTCAAAAGTAGAACCGCGCCATATAATAAAGAATCAAATAAGGGTGGACCCAATTATTGGGAATGTGAAATGCAATTAGTCTAGGGTGAAATGTTGGTGAATTATTTAAAGACAGATGATTTCCATTAAATTCTGTCTCAAAACACAAATCTATCTGTGCAAGGTTGGTCTATCCCCTCACTTTCTTGCACTTGATACGGGATTTGAGGTCTTACTAATTCATGCGATCCCACAATAAATGCGGGAATAATAGTCGTATTATTGAGATTGTGTTTAGATTTGCAACCCATTCTTTCGCGCACGTGGTGGAATTGGTAGACACGCTAGCTTGAGGGGCTAGTGGGAGCAATCTCGTGGAGGTTCGAGTCCTCTCGTGCGCACTTCATTAATTACGAGTTATAAATTAAGAATTACGAATTCAGGGATTGTCACAGTTTTTTAATTTTGAATATTTAAACTGGCCTTTAAAGTTTTTTGGATGCTACCTAGTATTTTTAATACTTCCTCAATTCTTATTAATAGATTTTCAGCACCCTTTGCATTAAGATATTCCGAAACCAATAATAATCTAATCCAATATTTGGTTTCTCTCGCTTCCTTGTAAGAAATTGAAATCTTATTTAAAAAGTCTTTTTTTGATTGCGCACCGACAGATTCTTCAACATTGGCACCAACTGAAGTACCACACCTTAGAAGTTGTTTGCTTAATACATATTCTTTCTTGGATTCTGATAAAAATTTATAAGCTTTTATTATTTCAATAGCTAATTCAAAGCTTTTATCTAAAATTAAATTATTGCCTTTCATCTTTCTAATTTAAATTTTAGAAATGAACCTTAAATTGCTTTTGTGTGAATTTAATTAAATCGGTTGTAGAAATATATTTTTATTTCGTAAGCCGTAATTCGTAATCCGTAATCCGTAATCCGTAATCTTATCTTAAAAGCTGACAGCGAGTGATCCAATAAAATTCCTCCCCGCTGCGGCAATACCGGAAGAGTAGGGGCGATAACGTTGATCTGTTATATTTTCTATACCGAATCTTATGGTAGTATGATCGCTGACATGATAGCCGGTTTTTAAATTTAAAGTAAACCAGGATGGTGAAAATGGTCTTCCCAGGGCATCTTTTGTATATAGGTTTTCTTTAGCTCTTTCTGTTACAGCCAGGTCATTGTAAACAATTTCCCCATTGTAAATTAATGAAACGAGGGCCTCAAATTTTGCGCGCTTTAAATTGATTTGTGCCGCCCCAAATTCCGGTGCAACATGTCTCATACTGGAAGTACTTCCATCATCCAGTTCTTCCCTGCCTTTTTGCCAATTGTATTTTAGCTCTAGCGTCAGCCATGAGGTAAAATTAATATCCATTCCAATCTGAAATCCATATACATAGGCAGAAGCAGCATTTTGAATGGACTGAACTCTGCTCAATTCACCCTGAAAAAGCAAGCTGTCCTGTCCGTTAAACACATAATCCCTTCTTACCATCGCATTTTCCAAAAGCGTATAAAAAGCATTGGCTTTAAAGAAGAATGCGTCTTCAAAGTATTTTCTGAATCCAATATCTGCGCTATAGGCGTACTCAGATTTCAAGTCCGGGTTGGGCACCAATACCGCTCCGGGTTCGGAATCAAAGACCTTAGCGATATCATCGATATTCGGGGCGCGAAATCCCGAACTTAAGTTGAGTGTAAGAATCAGGTCTTCTTCAAGTTTATAGTTCAAACCCGCACTTCCCGTAATTGCAGAAGTATTGAGATTTATAGTTCTAACCGGAACCAGAAAATTGGCAGAGTCAAAATCAGCATTCAACACAATTTGATTAAATCGCAATCCTCCGTGTAAAATAAGATTGTCCATAATTTCAGATTTTACGCTGAGGTAGGCACCGGCCGACAACCAATTAGAACCATCCGTATACCTTGTGCTATTTGTAATGCTGCTGCTGTCATTTGGGTCCTTTCGATAGATTGAAGCTTCGGAAGTAATCGAATTGTAAAGCATTTCGAGGCCATAGAAAAATTCATTATTCGCATCGGCTTGTTTTTTGAAATCCAGGTTGGCCGAATAGGCATTGACTGCTTCTGCATTTACGGTACCAATTCCCGAGCGAAACCTTCTTGTTTCACGACTCTCTTCAAAACGCTGAAAAGCCAATATGGCTCTAAAATCATCGTAAAAGGTGGTTTTTTTATTGAAATTGGCAGTCAGGCTATGAAGCATCCAATTTTGCGGGCCATAATCCCAACGGGCATAAACCAGCGTATCGTTTTCATCTCTTTGCGTGAGACGGTCATAACGCGGTATATCACTTGTTCCGGAATATTGGAAGGCATAGGTTAAATCCATTTTTTCATTTGGCTTAAATCCAAATTTTTGCATGAGATTGTATTGGCTATAGCCCGTTCCAAACTGTATTTCCGGATTGTTATTTTCTATAATTCGATCTTCGGCAAAACTTTCCTGTATATAGTCATTTCTCAAATAAAAATCGGGACCTCTTGAGCCCATTTCAAGATCTCCAAACCTTGAAAAGCTAAAACTCGTAGCTGAAGCAAAGGTTTTACTTCCCATCCTGAAGTCCAGATGTGCTGTGTTTTCATTGGATGCGGAAGAATAGCGAATAAGGCTGTTGGCATCTTTAAACGCGGACGTATCCTTAGAATAGAGAGGCTGAATGGTATGAAAATTCATGACCCCGCCTATGGCATCGCTGCCAAAAAGTGTAGAACCGGGCCCAAAAATAACTTCGGCTTGTGAAATGTTAAAAGGATCAATATTGATGATGTTTTGAAGATTACCACTTCTGAAAATGGCATTGTTCATTCTGATACCATCAACGGCAATTAAAACCCTGTTGGCAGCAAAACCCCTTATCATTGGGCTTCCGCCACCCTGTTGACTTTTTTGTATATAAACCTCCCCGGATAAGCCTACAATATCAGCACTGGTTTGAGGGTTTTGAATGGCAATTTTTCGCTGTGGAATACCTGTGACCTTCATCGAAACATCGCTTGCATTTTCCTGCCATCGCGATGCAGAAACGACTATTTCCTCCAAAGCTAAATGCTTTGCCTTCATTTCAATTTTAAAATCTAAAGAATCCAGACTGTCATAGGATAAATGCAAATCCTTATAGCCCACAAAATGTATAATTATACTGTCGGCACCCGTAATAGAGGAAATATCCACTCTGCCTTTTGCATCGGAATAGCCAATAAACTCGAATTGAGGAGCGATTACGCTTACATATTCCAGGGCCTGTTTGTCAAAAGCGTCTCTGATTTTAAGCGTTTGAGCAAATGACTCAAATGCATATACAGTAGTAAATATAAATAAGAGTATTCTGTATTTCATAGATACAGCATTTGCTATAGGAAAGAATATTTATTTCTGAGTAAATTTAGACACCATCAAAGATAGACAGCATTTTAATTAAAGCGAATAGATTTAAATAATGAATAATCCTGCTGGTTCCAAGAAGAATATTTATTTACTTACAGAAGAACGATACCTTAAACCTAAGGTGATAAATAACTACACAAATAATATTATACAGGAAGATGAAATACTGATTAAGGCCCTTCAATATCATGGGATTAGTGCTGAAAGACGCATTTGGTCTGAAACTAAAACTGACTGGCAAAAAGCAAATTATTTAATGTTCAGAACCACCTGGGATTATTTCGAACGCTTTAATGAATTTCAAAATTGGTTAAACCAGATAGAAAATACTGTTCCGACTATAAACAGTATTAAAACAGTTAAATGGAACCTTGATAAAAAGTATCTTCTTGAACTGTCAAAAAAGGGAGTGAGAATTTCGGAAAGTGAACTTTTAAATGTTGGGGCGAAAGTAAATTTGAGGACTTTACTAAAAGAAAAAAAATGGGAAAAGGCAATTATCAAGCCATGTGTTTCGGGAGCTGCTCGCGAAACATATGTAGTAAATAATCAAAACAGTGATCAACTGTCTTCTCATGTTTCAGAGCTTTTAAAAAATGAAGCTTTTCTGTTTCAGAAATTTGAAGAAAGGGTCTTGACAAAAGGAGAGGTTTCTTTAATGTATTTTGGAGGGAAGTTTACACATGCAATATTAAAAATGGCCAAAGCAGGAGATTTTCGGGTACAGGATGACTTCGGTGGATCTTTGCATGAGTACACAGCAAATAAAAATGAAATCAACTTTGGAGAAAATGTGCTTTCGGTATTAGATGTAATTCCGGATTACGCACGAGTGGACATTTTATGGAATGAAGAAAATGACCCTGTATTATCGGAATTGGAATTGATAGAACCAGAATTGTGGTTTAGATTTAATCCCGATTCGGCAATGGTATTTGCAAGGCTATTAAAAAATAAATATTTCTGAAATGATATTTGATTACCGGTTTTACATTATAAAGCAAACGAGAGAGAATTTCGAGAAACTGATTCGTTCCCTGTCAAATGAAGAATTGAACAAGATTCCCGAGGGCTTTAGCAATAATATAATCTGGAATTTTGGGCATGCCATCGCGACCCAACAATTGCTGACTTATGGTTTATCATCTTTGCCATTAATTGTTGATGAGGAATATCTAAATGAATTTAGAAAAGGAAGCCGTCCGGTTAAAACCTACAATGAAGAGAACGTGAAATCCATTTTGGAAATTTCAAAAATCACATTAGAATCAGTAGAAAGGGATTTTAAGGAAGATCGCTTTATGTATTTCAAGAATTATATAACGAGTTATGGAGTAGAACTCAAAAGTGTCGATGATGCCTTGAGTTTTCTTCCTGTTCACGAAGGGCTTCATCTGGGTTATGCCATGGCAATCCGAAAATCCCTATAAAAAATCGCCTACTCTTTGTTAATTTTGCGAGGTGAGAAAATTGCTATTTAGCCTCTTTTTATTATCCATTTTTGATTCTTATGGGCAGGTCAATCTCAATGATAGTCTCATTATTCATTATCCTTTTAATGGAAATGCAATTGATATAAGTGGTAATAATTTGAATGGCACCAATATTGGCGTAGTTCCAACCGTTGATCGATTTGGAAATGCTAATTCCGCAATGCAATTCAATGGATCAAATGCATATATTTCGGTAGGCGATATTATTGACATTCCCACTGAAACTGCA is part of the Hyphobacterium sp. CCMP332 genome and encodes:
- a CDS encoding four helix bundle protein yields the protein MKGNNLILDKSFELAIEIIKAYKFLSESKKEYVLSKQLLRCGTSVGANVEESVGAQSKKDFLNKISISYKEARETKYWIRLLLVSEYLNAKGAENLLIRIEEVLKILGSIQKTLKASLNIQN
- a CDS encoding TonB-dependent receptor: MKYRILLFIFTTVYAFESFAQTLKIRDAFDKQALEYVSVIAPQFEFIGYSDAKGRVDISSITGADSIIIHFVGYKDLHLSYDSLDSLDFKIEMKAKHLALEEIVVSASRWQENASDVSMKVTGIPQRKIAIQNPQTSADIVGLSGEVYIQKSQQGGGSPMIRGFAANRVLIAVDGIRMNNAIFRSGNLQNIINIDPFNISQAEVIFGPGSTLFGSDAIGGVMNFHTIQPLYSKDTSAFKDANSLIRYSSASNENTAHLDFRMGSKTFASATSFSFSRFGDLEMGSRGPDFYLRNDYIQESFAEDRIIENNNPEIQFGTGYSQYNLMQKFGFKPNEKMDLTYAFQYSGTSDIPRYDRLTQRDENDTLVYARWDYGPQNWMLHSLTANFNKKTTFYDDFRAILAFQRFEESRETRRFRSGIGTVNAEAVNAYSANLDFKKQADANNEFFYGLEMLYNSITSEASIYRKDPNDSSSITNSTRYTDGSNWLSAGAYLSVKSEIMDNLILHGGLRFNQIVLNADFDSANFLVPVRTINLNTSAITGSAGLNYKLEEDLILTLNLSSGFRAPNIDDIAKVFDSEPGAVLVPNPDLKSEYAYSADIGFRKYFEDAFFFKANAFYTLLENAMVRRDYVFNGQDSLLFQGELSRVQSIQNAASAYVYGFQIGMDINFTSWLTLELKYNWQKGREELDDGSTSSMRHVAPEFGAAQINLKRAKFEALVSLIYNGEIVYNDLAVTERAKENLYTKDALGRPFSPSWFTLNLKTGYHVSDHTTIRFGIENITDQRYRPYSSGIAAAGRNFIGSLAVSF
- a CDS encoding metal ABC transporter permease; translated protein: MDGLPSFILDNPNFWLVTAGTVLLSISSALVGTFTFLKKKSLIGDAVAHSVLPGICLAFIISGNKDPLWIIIGAFISGWISILSIDFITNNSRIKEDTAIGLVLSVFFGFGIMLLVAIQHSGNPNQSGLNNFLFGNAASLIGKDLITFSALSILLVITVFIFYKEFKLMTFDRQYARTIGLPLKLMEFILSTLTVLAIVAGIQAIGVVLMAAMLITPAAAAKFWTDRLFYMLILAAVFASLSSFAGAVISFMAPAMPTGPWIVVVISLIAMLSFFIAPGKGIINKWWRKRQNQLKILEENILKTFYLLGESGAEAQKGRSIEDLNRRRPWKKAVLIKGLSRLKNQGFLVFRNGHWYLTKIGLSKGQRVVRLHRLWELYLTEYLKIAPDHVHEDAETIEHVITLELEKSIMNKLGFPELDPHQSKIPYTN
- a CDS encoding DinB family protein, yielding MIFDYRFYIIKQTRENFEKLIRSLSNEELNKIPEGFSNNIIWNFGHAIATQQLLTYGLSSLPLIVDEEYLNEFRKGSRPVKTYNEENVKSILEISKITLESVERDFKEDRFMYFKNYITSYGVELKSVDDALSFLPVHEGLHLGYAMAIRKSL